Proteins from a single region of Leptotrichia trevisanii DSM 22070:
- the nrdG gene encoding anaerobic ribonucleoside-triphosphate reductase activating protein, translating to MNKVKVKTSEKNLKNDFTLRLLMTYKETIVDGVGLRYSLYFAGCSHACPGCHNEYSWNPKHGNVLTYEKLEEIAKEINENTLLDGITISGGDPLFNPVDMLKVLKFLKKKTKKNIWLYTGYTLEQVREDELRRKCLEYVDVLVDGRFVKELYDPNLKFRGSSNQRIIKKEDFFI from the coding sequence AAAATGATTTTACATTAAGGCTTTTAATGACTTATAAGGAAACAATCGTTGATGGTGTTGGACTTAGATATTCGCTTTATTTTGCCGGCTGCTCTCATGCTTGTCCTGGTTGCCATAATGAGTATTCATGGAATCCGAAGCACGGAAATGTACTGACTTATGAAAAATTGGAAGAAATTGCCAAGGAAATAAATGAAAATACATTACTTGACGGAATCACAATAAGTGGAGGTGATCCACTTTTTAATCCAGTGGATATGTTAAAAGTGCTGAAGTTTTTGAAAAAAAAGACAAAAAAGAATATTTGGCTTTATACAGGTTACACACTTGAACAGGTACGTGAAGATGAACTTAGAAGAAAGTGCCTTGAGTATGTGGATGTTTTGGTGGATGGGCGGTTTGTGAAGGAGCTGTATGATCCAAACTTGAAGTTCAGGGGGAGTAGCAATCAGAGAATTATTAAAAAAGAGGATTTTTTTA